A region of Peromyscus maniculatus bairdii isolate BWxNUB_F1_BW_parent chromosome 7, HU_Pman_BW_mat_3.1, whole genome shotgun sequence DNA encodes the following proteins:
- the Fam76b gene encoding protein FAM76B isoform X3 — protein MAASALYACTKCTQRYPFEELSQGQQLCKECRIAHPIVKCTYCRSEFQQESKTNTICKKCAQNVKQFGTPKPCQYCNIIAAFIGTKCQRCTNSEKKYGPPQTCEQCKQQCAFDRKEEGRRKVDGKLLCWLCTLSYKRVLQKTKEQRKSLGSSHSNSSSSSLTEKDQHHSKHHHHHHHHHHRHSSGHHKISSLSPEQEQGLWKQSHKSSAAIQNETPKKKPKLESKPSNGDSSSINQSADSGGTDNFVLISQLKEEVMSLKRLLQQRDQTILEKDKKLTELKADFQYQESNLRTKMNSMEKAHKETVEQLQHESEINPFSLLGIEPRALYIPV, from the exons ATGGCGGCGTCGGCCCTGTATGCCTGCACCAAGTGCACGCAGCGCTACCCCTTCGAGGAGCTGTCGCAAGGCCAACAGCTCTGCAAG GAATGTCGGATTGCACATCCTATTGTAAAATGTACTTACTGCAGATCAGAATTTCAGCAGGAGAG CAAAACTAACACAATTTGTAAGAAGTGTGCTCAAAATGTCAAGCAATTTGGAACA CCCAAGCCTTGTCAATACTGTAACATAATTGCAGCATTTATTGGTACCAAGTGTCAGCGTtgcacaaattcagaaaaaaaatatggacCACCTCAGACCTGTGAACAGTGCAAACAGCAATGTGCTTTTGAtcggaaggaggaaggaagaagaaaa gtCGATGGGAAGTTACTGTGCTGGCTCTGTACCTTATCATACAAGAGAGTTTTACAGAAGACAAAAGAACAGAGGAAGAGTTTGGGGTCTTCACATTCCAATTCTTCATCATCTTCTCTCACTGAGAAAGACCAGCACCAttcaaaacaccaccaccaccaccatcaccaccaccatcgccACAGCAGTGGCCACCACAA AATCAGCAGTCTAAGTCCTGAGCAGGAGCAAGGACTGTGGAAACAGAG CCATAAATCCTCTGCAGCAATTCAGAATGAAACTCCAAAGAAAAAGCCCAAATTGGAATCTAAGCCATCTAATGGAGATAG taGCTCTATAAACCAGTCAGCAGATAGTGGGGGAACAGACAATTTTGTCCTCATAAGTCAACTGAAAGAAGAGGTGATGTCACTTAAGCGTCTCTTACAGCAAAGGGACCAGACCATtctagagaaagataaaaag ttaaCTGAACTGAAGGCAGACTTTCAGTACCAAGAGTCAAATTTGAGAACTAAGATGAACAGTATGGAAAAAGCTCACAAAGAAACTGTGGAACAACTTCAG
- the Fam76b gene encoding protein FAM76B isoform X5, giving the protein MAASALYACTKCTQRYPFEELSQGQQLCKECRIAHPIVKCTYCRSEFQQESKTNTICKKCAQNVKQFGTPKPCQYCNIIAAFIGTKCQRCTNSEKKYGPPQTCEQCKQQCAFDRKEEGRRKVDGKLLCWLCTLSYKRVLQKTKEQRKSLGSSHSNSSSSSLTEKDQHHSKHHHHHHHHHHRHSSGHHKISSLSPEQEQGLWKQSHKSSAAIQNETPKKKPKLESKPSNGDSSSINQSADSGGTDNFVLISQLKEEVMSLKRLLQQRDQTILEKDKKLTELKADFQYQESNLRTKMNSMEKAHKETVEQLQAKNRELLKQVAALSKGKKFDKSGSVLTSP; this is encoded by the exons ATGGCGGCGTCGGCCCTGTATGCCTGCACCAAGTGCACGCAGCGCTACCCCTTCGAGGAGCTGTCGCAAGGCCAACAGCTCTGCAAG GAATGTCGGATTGCACATCCTATTGTAAAATGTACTTACTGCAGATCAGAATTTCAGCAGGAGAG CAAAACTAACACAATTTGTAAGAAGTGTGCTCAAAATGTCAAGCAATTTGGAACA CCCAAGCCTTGTCAATACTGTAACATAATTGCAGCATTTATTGGTACCAAGTGTCAGCGTtgcacaaattcagaaaaaaaatatggacCACCTCAGACCTGTGAACAGTGCAAACAGCAATGTGCTTTTGAtcggaaggaggaaggaagaagaaaa gtCGATGGGAAGTTACTGTGCTGGCTCTGTACCTTATCATACAAGAGAGTTTTACAGAAGACAAAAGAACAGAGGAAGAGTTTGGGGTCTTCACATTCCAATTCTTCATCATCTTCTCTCACTGAGAAAGACCAGCACCAttcaaaacaccaccaccaccaccatcaccaccaccatcgccACAGCAGTGGCCACCACAA AATCAGCAGTCTAAGTCCTGAGCAGGAGCAAGGACTGTGGAAACAGAG CCATAAATCCTCTGCAGCAATTCAGAATGAAACTCCAAAGAAAAAGCCCAAATTGGAATCTAAGCCATCTAATGGAGATAG taGCTCTATAAACCAGTCAGCAGATAGTGGGGGAACAGACAATTTTGTCCTCATAAGTCAACTGAAAGAAGAGGTGATGTCACTTAAGCGTCTCTTACAGCAAAGGGACCAGACCATtctagagaaagataaaaag ttaaCTGAACTGAAGGCAGACTTTCAGTACCAAGAGTCAAATTTGAGAACTAAGATGAACAGTATGGAAAAAGCTCACAAAGAAACTGTGGAACAACTTCAG GCCAAAAACAGAGAACTACTCAAACAGGTTGCAGCCTTGTCAAAGGGTAAAAAGTTTGACAAGAGTGGAAGCGTGCTAACGTCTCCTTGA
- the Fam76b gene encoding protein FAM76B isoform X1, translated as MAASALYACTKCTQRYPFEELSQGQQLCKECRIAHPIVKCTYCRSEFQQESKTNTICKKCAQNVKQFGTPKPCQYCNIIAAFIGTKCQRCTNSEKKYGPPQTCEQCKQQCAFDRKEEGRRKVDGKLLCWLCTLSYKRVLQKTKEQRKSLGSSHSNSSSSSLTEKDQHHSKHHHHHHHHHHRHSSGHHKISSLSPEQEQGLWKQSHKSSAAIQNETPKKKPKLESKPSNGDSSINQSADSGGTDNFVLISQLKEEVMSLKRLLQQRDQTILEKDKKLTELKADFQYQESNLRTKMNSMEKAHKETVEQLQAKNRELLKQVAALSKGKKFDKSGSVLTSP; from the exons ATGGCGGCGTCGGCCCTGTATGCCTGCACCAAGTGCACGCAGCGCTACCCCTTCGAGGAGCTGTCGCAAGGCCAACAGCTCTGCAAG GAATGTCGGATTGCACATCCTATTGTAAAATGTACTTACTGCAGATCAGAATTTCAGCAGGAGAG CAAAACTAACACAATTTGTAAGAAGTGTGCTCAAAATGTCAAGCAATTTGGAACA CCCAAGCCTTGTCAATACTGTAACATAATTGCAGCATTTATTGGTACCAAGTGTCAGCGTtgcacaaattcagaaaaaaaatatggacCACCTCAGACCTGTGAACAGTGCAAACAGCAATGTGCTTTTGAtcggaaggaggaaggaagaagaaaa gtCGATGGGAAGTTACTGTGCTGGCTCTGTACCTTATCATACAAGAGAGTTTTACAGAAGACAAAAGAACAGAGGAAGAGTTTGGGGTCTTCACATTCCAATTCTTCATCATCTTCTCTCACTGAGAAAGACCAGCACCAttcaaaacaccaccaccaccaccatcaccaccaccatcgccACAGCAGTGGCCACCACAA AATCAGCAGTCTAAGTCCTGAGCAGGAGCAAGGACTGTGGAAACAGAG CCATAAATCCTCTGCAGCAATTCAGAATGAAACTCCAAAGAAAAAGCCCAAATTGGAATCTAAGCCATCTAATGGAGATAG CTCTATAAACCAGTCAGCAGATAGTGGGGGAACAGACAATTTTGTCCTCATAAGTCAACTGAAAGAAGAGGTGATGTCACTTAAGCGTCTCTTACAGCAAAGGGACCAGACCATtctagagaaagataaaaag ttaaCTGAACTGAAGGCAGACTTTCAGTACCAAGAGTCAAATTTGAGAACTAAGATGAACAGTATGGAAAAAGCTCACAAAGAAACTGTGGAACAACTTCAG GCCAAAAACAGAGAACTACTCAAACAGGTTGCAGCCTTGTCAAAGGGTAAAAAGTTTGACAAGAGTGGAAGCGTGCTAACGTCTCCTTGA
- the Fam76b gene encoding protein FAM76B isoform X4, translating to MAASALYACTKCTQRYPFEELSQGQQLCKECRIAHPIVKCTYCRSEFQQESKTNTICKKCAQNVKQFGTPKPCQYCNIIAAFIGTKCQRCTNSEKKYGPPQTCEQCKQQCAFDRKEEGRRKVDGKLLCWLCTLSYKRVLQKTKEQRKSLGSSHSNSSSSSLTEKDQHHSKHHHHHHHHHHRHSSGHHKISSLSPEQEQGLWKQSHKSSAAIQNETPKKKPKLESKPSNGDRCM from the exons ATGGCGGCGTCGGCCCTGTATGCCTGCACCAAGTGCACGCAGCGCTACCCCTTCGAGGAGCTGTCGCAAGGCCAACAGCTCTGCAAG GAATGTCGGATTGCACATCCTATTGTAAAATGTACTTACTGCAGATCAGAATTTCAGCAGGAGAG CAAAACTAACACAATTTGTAAGAAGTGTGCTCAAAATGTCAAGCAATTTGGAACA CCCAAGCCTTGTCAATACTGTAACATAATTGCAGCATTTATTGGTACCAAGTGTCAGCGTtgcacaaattcagaaaaaaaatatggacCACCTCAGACCTGTGAACAGTGCAAACAGCAATGTGCTTTTGAtcggaaggaggaaggaagaagaaaa gtCGATGGGAAGTTACTGTGCTGGCTCTGTACCTTATCATACAAGAGAGTTTTACAGAAGACAAAAGAACAGAGGAAGAGTTTGGGGTCTTCACATTCCAATTCTTCATCATCTTCTCTCACTGAGAAAGACCAGCACCAttcaaaacaccaccaccaccaccatcaccaccaccatcgccACAGCAGTGGCCACCACAA AATCAGCAGTCTAAGTCCTGAGCAGGAGCAAGGACTGTGGAAACAGAG CCATAAATCCTCTGCAGCAATTCAGAATGAAACTCCAAAGAAAAAGCCCAAATTGGAATCTAAGCCATCTAATGGAGATAG GTGTATGTAA
- the Fam76b gene encoding protein FAM76B isoform X2, which translates to MAASALYACTKCTQRYPFEELSQGQQLCKECRIAHPIVKCTYCRSEFQQESKTNTICKKCAQNVKQFGTPKPCQYCNIIAAFIGTKCQRCTNSEKKYGPPQTCEQCKQQCAFDRKEEGRRKVDGKLLCWLCTLSYKRVLQKTKEQRKSLGSSHSNSSSSSLTEKDQHHSKHHHHHHHHHHRHSSGHHKISSLSPEQEQGLWKQSHKSSAAIQNETPKKKPKLESKPSNGDSSSINQSADSGGTDNFVLISQLKEEVMSLKRLLQQRDQTILEKDKKLTELKADFQYQESNLRTKMNSMEKAHKETVEQLQREVKAPHEWRGSWAPVQRKRRLLER; encoded by the exons ATGGCGGCGTCGGCCCTGTATGCCTGCACCAAGTGCACGCAGCGCTACCCCTTCGAGGAGCTGTCGCAAGGCCAACAGCTCTGCAAG GAATGTCGGATTGCACATCCTATTGTAAAATGTACTTACTGCAGATCAGAATTTCAGCAGGAGAG CAAAACTAACACAATTTGTAAGAAGTGTGCTCAAAATGTCAAGCAATTTGGAACA CCCAAGCCTTGTCAATACTGTAACATAATTGCAGCATTTATTGGTACCAAGTGTCAGCGTtgcacaaattcagaaaaaaaatatggacCACCTCAGACCTGTGAACAGTGCAAACAGCAATGTGCTTTTGAtcggaaggaggaaggaagaagaaaa gtCGATGGGAAGTTACTGTGCTGGCTCTGTACCTTATCATACAAGAGAGTTTTACAGAAGACAAAAGAACAGAGGAAGAGTTTGGGGTCTTCACATTCCAATTCTTCATCATCTTCTCTCACTGAGAAAGACCAGCACCAttcaaaacaccaccaccaccaccatcaccaccaccatcgccACAGCAGTGGCCACCACAA AATCAGCAGTCTAAGTCCTGAGCAGGAGCAAGGACTGTGGAAACAGAG CCATAAATCCTCTGCAGCAATTCAGAATGAAACTCCAAAGAAAAAGCCCAAATTGGAATCTAAGCCATCTAATGGAGATAG taGCTCTATAAACCAGTCAGCAGATAGTGGGGGAACAGACAATTTTGTCCTCATAAGTCAACTGAAAGAAGAGGTGATGTCACTTAAGCGTCTCTTACAGCAAAGGGACCAGACCATtctagagaaagataaaaag ttaaCTGAACTGAAGGCAGACTTTCAGTACCAAGAGTCAAATTTGAGAACTAAGATGAACAGTATGGAAAAAGCTCACAAAGAAACTGTGGAACAACTTCAG